The window TTGACCGTTTTCTGCGCCTGCTCAAAGAGGGACTTCAGCGGCATCAGCTGGAGGATGTATGGCCCTGTTTTGTGGTTGGAAAAGTAGGTACCGATCTGCATACCTCTACCTTCGATCCGGAGGTGGCAAAACAACTCACAGAAATCGCGGAACAATACGGCAGTGTGATCAAAGGCCATTATTCAGATAATGTAACCAATCCGGAAGATTACCCCCGCTCAGGCATGGGCGCTGCCAACGTAGGCCCCGAATTTACAGAGCGCGAATATGAGGGTTTGATGGAGCTGTGCGAAATAGAAGAAAGCCTCCTGAAAAAGGGTGATGTAGCCAAAGCATCTGGTCTGAAAGCGGTACTCTGGAAAGCGGTGATCGACTCACAGCGTTGGAAAAAATGGCTGCTGGAAGGCGAGGATGCAGGTGATTTTTATGCCAATGCCGAAGATCGGCAGGAGTGGCTGGTAAAAACCGGCTGCCGCTATATATGGGAAAATCCCGAGGTGCTGGCTGCCCGCTGGAAGCTCTATCGTAACCTGGAACTAAATGGGGTGGAAGCTGAAACAATCCTGCTCTCACACATAGAAAAAGCCATGGATAAGTACTTTCATAAGTTTAACCTGGTTGATTTGAATGATTTGCTGCTGGCGGAAACCGAAGAAATGGTTTTTTCCTAAATCAGTCCCCTGTTCAGGTATATCCATAATTTTATAAAAGACTCGAATGGATAAAATCCATGATGTTGTAGTGGTTGGAGAGCTTAATGTTGACCTGATCCTCAACCAGATTGATCAGTTTCCGGAAGTAGGGAAGGAAGTGCTGGCGGGAAACATGAACCTTACCCTGGGCAGCAGTTCTGCCATCTTTGCCAGTAACTTAAGTACTCTTGGCGCTAAAACCACCTTCATTGGAAAAATAGGGAAGGATAGTTTTGGTGAACTGGTAATTTCCAGCTTAAAGT of the Flammeovirgaceae bacterium 311 genome contains:
- a CDS encoding hypothetical protein (COG4573 Predicted tagatose 6-phosphate kinase), which produces MQDYVLRRIKVLEKETGVKRTVFAACPNSSAVIKAALRSAKRNNALIKFAATLNQVDGDGGYTGLTQQQFVRTITQEAAAIHYTGPVIIAIDHGGPWLKDAHNREKWSYDRTLEAVKKSFEAAIEAGYDLIHVDPTIDITLPKGEIIDIDVVAERTIDLIVHAETFRRSQGYPPIAYEVGTEEVHGGLADLQVFDRFLRLLKEGLQRHQLEDVWPCFVVGKVGTDLHTSTFDPEVAKQLTEIAEQYGSVIKGHYSDNVTNPEDYPRSGMGAANVGPEFTEREYEGLMELCEIEESLLKKGDVAKASGLKAVLWKAVIDSQRWKKWLLEGEDAGDFYANAEDRQEWLVKTGCRYIWENPEVLAARWKLYRNLELNGVEAETILLSHIEKAMDKYFHKFNLVDLNDLLLAETEEMVFS